Proteins encoded in a region of the Haloglomus salinum genome:
- a CDS encoding chorismate mutase, with the protein MSDADTDDEAQDEEIAVEEMDLDALRREIQDIDREIVELIAQRTYVAESIAAVKRDEGRPTTDEDQEQAVMDRAGENAERFDVDSNLVKAVFRLLIELNKVEQRESR; encoded by the coding sequence ATGAGTGACGCTGACACCGACGACGAGGCACAGGACGAGGAGATCGCGGTCGAAGAGATGGACCTGGACGCGCTTCGGCGGGAGATTCAGGATATCGACCGCGAGATCGTCGAACTCATCGCCCAGCGGACCTACGTGGCCGAATCCATCGCCGCGGTCAAGCGCGACGAGGGGCGCCCGACAACCGACGAGGACCAGGAACAGGCCGTGATGGACCGCGCCGGCGAGAATGCCGAGCGCTTCGACGTGGACTCGAACCTGGTGAAAGCCGTGTTCCGGCTGCTCATCGAGTTGAACAAGGTGGAGCAACGGGAGAGCCGCTGA
- a CDS encoding DUF5794 domain-containing protein, with protein sequence MSVSRHPVALRLEQRVGRGTRLLATVMLLPLIDGIFPALVLAGGVDDLTGILEVGLLVFGGSATVAVVLAEMDGTRREQVSSVLLVGVGVISLAAVEAALAPTIETLLNLTTFSRFAALVILAVAAKTASATVGEYLPSPAVIIGLGLVASFEPSGASLQLVTDPWLVARGAAAGGVGVTFALGVALFGPWLRGVVDLDRFRFGSAVALGVLPLSILELIPANAPLALAVLGITSLLAFDPDGQGDPLPADEAEGPVADDDPLGPIVAADGEGQTGDGEVAIENVDPDATPGVDAVAPDESDDDVDHTPGISDGDRAPWL encoded by the coding sequence ATGAGTGTCTCTCGTCATCCGGTCGCCCTCCGGCTCGAGCAGCGCGTCGGTCGCGGCACGCGGCTGCTCGCGACGGTCATGCTGCTCCCGCTCATCGACGGCATCTTCCCCGCACTCGTCCTTGCGGGCGGCGTCGACGACCTGACCGGCATCCTCGAGGTCGGCCTCCTCGTGTTCGGTGGCTCGGCCACCGTCGCGGTCGTCCTCGCGGAGATGGACGGCACGCGTCGCGAGCAGGTCTCGTCGGTCCTCCTCGTCGGGGTCGGCGTCATCTCGCTTGCGGCCGTCGAGGCCGCGCTCGCGCCCACCATCGAGACGCTGCTGAACCTGACCACCTTCAGTCGCTTCGCCGCACTCGTCATCCTCGCGGTCGCCGCGAAGACGGCCTCCGCGACGGTCGGCGAGTACCTCCCCAGCCCGGCGGTCATCATCGGGCTCGGACTCGTCGCCAGTTTCGAGCCCTCGGGCGCCAGCCTCCAACTCGTCACGGACCCGTGGCTCGTCGCCCGGGGCGCCGCGGCCGGCGGCGTCGGCGTCACGTTCGCACTGGGTGTCGCCCTGTTCGGCCCGTGGCTCCGCGGTGTCGTCGACCTCGACCGCTTCCGCTTCGGGAGCGCCGTCGCGCTCGGCGTCCTGCCGCTCTCGATCCTCGAGCTGATTCCCGCCAATGCGCCGCTCGCGCTCGCCGTGCTGGGCATCACGTCCCTGCTGGCGTTCGACCCCGACGGCCAGGGCGACCCGCTCCCGGCCGACGAGGCCGAGGGTCCAGTCGCGGACGACGACCCGCTCGGCCCCATCGTGGCCGCCGACGGGGAGGGCCAGACCGGTGACGGTGAGGTCGCCATCGAGAACGTCGACCCCGACGCCACGCCCGGCGTCGACGCGGTCGCACCCGACGAGTCCGACGACGATGTCGACCACACGCCGGGTATCTCCGACGGCGACCGCGCGCCCTGGCTGTAG
- a CDS encoding alpha-hydroxy-acid oxidizing protein yields MSDGNIGEQRQREIFVSGHAGIEPDVPISFEELEAAALEVMDEEAAGYVAGGAGGENTVGRNRRVFDRWRIVPRFLRDVGERDLSVEVCGQELPFPVLLAPIGIQSIAHDDGELAMAEGAREAGMPVILSSVASETLEDVAAELGETPKWFQLYWSSERELAESFVDRAEDAGYDAIVVTVDTPVPGWKERDLSRGYVPQLEGEGMANYVADETFLDLLDHPPEDDEFGAIQTFLDAFGDPTLTWEDLDWLREQTDLPVVVKGLLHPADARRAVEHGADGIIVSNHGGRQVDGAIGALEALPRIAAELADTDADILFDSGIRRGAEALKALALGADAVCLGRPYIYGLAIDGANGVEAVCENFVADMDLTMGLTGRTRAADIDRSLVVDEHQLFRDPTTYR; encoded by the coding sequence ATGTCCGACGGCAACATCGGTGAGCAGCGCCAGCGCGAGATCTTCGTCAGCGGCCACGCCGGCATCGAGCCCGACGTGCCCATCAGCTTCGAGGAGCTGGAGGCGGCCGCGCTCGAGGTGATGGACGAGGAGGCGGCCGGCTACGTGGCCGGCGGCGCGGGCGGGGAGAACACGGTCGGGCGCAACCGACGGGTCTTCGACCGATGGCGCATCGTCCCGCGCTTCCTGCGGGACGTGGGCGAGCGCGACCTCTCGGTCGAGGTCTGCGGACAGGAGCTCCCGTTCCCCGTGCTGCTCGCGCCCATCGGTATCCAGTCCATCGCGCACGACGACGGGGAGCTCGCGATGGCCGAGGGGGCCCGCGAGGCCGGGATGCCGGTCATCCTCTCGTCGGTCGCCTCGGAGACGCTGGAGGACGTGGCCGCGGAGCTGGGCGAGACGCCGAAGTGGTTCCAGCTCTACTGGTCCTCCGAGCGCGAACTGGCCGAGAGCTTCGTCGACCGGGCCGAGGACGCCGGCTACGACGCCATCGTCGTGACGGTGGACACGCCCGTGCCGGGCTGGAAGGAGCGTGACCTCTCGCGCGGGTACGTCCCGCAACTGGAGGGTGAGGGGATGGCGAACTACGTCGCCGACGAGACGTTCCTCGACCTGCTCGACCACCCTCCCGAGGACGACGAGTTCGGTGCGATTCAGACCTTCCTCGACGCCTTCGGCGACCCGACGCTGACGTGGGAGGACCTCGACTGGCTCCGTGAGCAGACCGACCTCCCCGTCGTCGTCAAGGGACTGCTCCACCCGGCCGACGCGCGACGGGCGGTCGAGCACGGGGCGGACGGCATCATCGTCTCGAACCACGGCGGCCGGCAGGTCGACGGCGCCATCGGCGCGCTGGAGGCGCTCCCGCGCATCGCCGCGGAGCTCGCGGACACCGACGCGGACATCCTGTTCGACTCGGGCATCCGCCGTGGGGCGGAGGCGCTGAAGGCGCTCGCGCTCGGTGCCGACGCGGTCTGTCTCGGCCGACCGTACATCTACGGGCTCGCCATCGACGGGGCGAACGGCGTCGAGGCAGTCTGCGAGAACTTCGTAGCGGATATGGACCTGACGATGGGCCTGACCGGGCGGACGCGCGCGGCCGACATCGACCGCTCGCTCGTCGTCGACGAACACCAGCTGTTCCGCGATCCCACCACCTACCGCTGA
- a CDS encoding Glu/Leu/Phe/Val family dehydrogenase, translated as MSEEANPFESLQEQIRDAAEYVDADEGVLRRLSRPERVLETNLTIERDDGTLDTFKAYRSQFNGDRGPYKGGIRYHPGVNKDEVKALSGWMVYKTAVVDIPYGGGKGGIAVDPRELSMDELERLTRSFAKELRPVIGEDQDIPAPDVNTGQREMNWIKDTYEKLENTTAPGVITGKAIDSGGSEGRVEATGRSVMLTSREAFDYLGKRIEGASVAVQGYGNAGSVAAKLLESELGANVVAVSDSSGAVYHEGGLDAAAVRDHKDETGAVTGYAEAKEELTNEELLTLDVDLLIPAALENAIDGDLAHDVQADIIVEAANGPLTPDADDVLTERGIHVFPDILANAGGVTVSYFEWVQNRQRFYWAEEKVNEELERHIVDAFEGLIDAYESYEIPNFRTAAYVVGLQRVLKSYQEGGSWP; from the coding sequence ATGTCCGAGGAGGCGAATCCGTTCGAGTCCCTGCAAGAGCAGATTCGGGACGCCGCAGAGTACGTCGACGCGGACGAGGGCGTGCTCCGGCGTCTCTCACGCCCGGAACGGGTGCTTGAGACGAACCTGACCATCGAACGCGACGACGGAACGCTGGATACGTTCAAGGCCTACCGGTCACAGTTCAACGGTGACCGCGGCCCGTACAAGGGCGGTATCCGTTATCACCCGGGCGTCAACAAGGACGAGGTGAAGGCGCTCTCGGGGTGGATGGTCTACAAGACTGCCGTCGTCGACATCCCGTACGGCGGCGGGAAAGGCGGTATCGCGGTCGACCCCCGAGAGCTGTCGATGGACGAACTGGAGCGGCTCACCCGCTCGTTCGCCAAGGAGCTCCGACCGGTCATCGGTGAGGACCAGGACATCCCCGCGCCGGACGTGAACACCGGCCAGCGGGAGATGAACTGGATCAAGGACACCTACGAGAAACTGGAGAACACCACGGCGCCCGGTGTCATCACCGGGAAGGCAATCGACTCCGGCGGGAGCGAGGGGCGCGTCGAGGCCACGGGCCGGTCGGTCATGCTCACCTCGCGGGAAGCGTTCGACTACCTCGGCAAGCGCATCGAGGGCGCGTCGGTCGCGGTCCAGGGATACGGGAACGCCGGGTCGGTCGCAGCGAAGCTCCTCGAGTCCGAACTCGGCGCGAACGTGGTCGCCGTCTCCGACTCCTCGGGCGCCGTCTACCACGAAGGTGGGCTCGACGCCGCGGCCGTCCGCGACCACAAGGACGAGACCGGCGCCGTCACGGGGTACGCCGAGGCGAAGGAGGAACTGACCAACGAGGAACTGTTGACGCTGGACGTCGACCTGCTCATCCCGGCCGCACTCGAGAACGCCATCGACGGGGACCTCGCCCACGACGTGCAGGCGGACATCATCGTGGAGGCGGCCAACGGCCCGCTCACCCCCGACGCCGACGATGTCCTCACCGAGCGTGGTATCCACGTCTTCCCGGACATCCTCGCGAACGCCGGCGGCGTGACGGTGTCGTACTTCGAGTGGGTCCAGAACCGCCAGCGCTTCTACTGGGCCGAGGAGAAGGTCAACGAGGAACTCGAACGCCACATCGTGGACGCCTTCGAGGGGCTCATCGATGCCTACGAGAGCTACGAGATTCCGAACTTCCGGACCGCGGCCTACGTGGTCGGCCTCCAGCGGGTTCTCAAATCCTACCAGGAGGGCGGGAGCTGGCCCTGA
- a CDS encoding HpcH/HpaI aldolase/citrate lyase family protein codes for MARRSVLFSPGDRPDLMRKTPDSGADVVVFDLEDGVAPEAKDDGREAVNDVLTDDAFDPDCEVCVRVNPVRADRDVTAADLRAVLDGDPRIDSVMLPKTERAEDVRILDNLLGARRVDLPIIALCESAAGVLHAEDIAATDPVEAIAFGAEDLSADIGATRTREGTEVLHAREHVVLAAGAADVDALDTVFTDIGESEALAEETEFALGLGYDGKMCIHPAQVPVVNDAFTPADDRIEWAHRVLEAAAEAQADGVGVFRVDDEMIDAPLIARAEQVRDRALAADAWPDEG; via the coding sequence ATGGCACGACGCAGCGTCCTGTTCTCGCCGGGCGACCGGCCGGACCTGATGCGGAAAACGCCCGACTCCGGCGCCGATGTGGTGGTCTTCGACCTCGAGGACGGTGTCGCCCCCGAGGCGAAGGACGACGGCCGCGAGGCGGTCAACGATGTCCTGACCGACGACGCGTTCGACCCGGACTGCGAGGTCTGCGTGCGCGTGAATCCGGTCCGGGCGGACCGTGACGTGACCGCTGCGGACCTGCGGGCGGTCCTCGACGGCGACCCGCGAATCGACTCGGTGATGCTCCCGAAGACCGAGCGCGCCGAGGACGTCCGCATCCTCGACAACCTGCTCGGTGCGCGCCGTGTCGATCTCCCCATCATCGCGCTGTGCGAGTCGGCGGCGGGAGTCCTCCACGCCGAAGACATCGCCGCGACCGACCCCGTCGAGGCAATCGCGTTCGGCGCCGAGGACCTCTCGGCGGATATCGGCGCGACCCGCACCCGCGAGGGGACGGAGGTGCTCCACGCCCGCGAGCACGTCGTGCTCGCGGCGGGTGCGGCCGACGTGGACGCGCTCGACACCGTGTTCACGGACATCGGCGAGTCCGAGGCGCTGGCCGAGGAGACGGAGTTCGCGCTCGGCCTGGGTTACGACGGGAAGATGTGCATCCACCCGGCCCAGGTGCCGGTCGTCAACGACGCGTTCACGCCCGCCGACGACCGCATCGAGTGGGCCCACCGGGTGCTCGAGGCGGCTGCCGAGGCCCAGGCCGACGGCGTCGGCGTCTTCCGGGTGGACGACGAGATGATAGATGCACCGCTCATCGCCCGGGCCGAGCAGGTCCGCGACCGCGCGCTCGCGGCCGACGCCTGGCCGGATGAGGGCTGA
- a CDS encoding ATP-NAD kinase family protein: MTRRVGVVVNPIAGMGGRVGLKGTDNKVEEARRRGAEPRASDRATEALEHLRRQGVDLELVVWGGRMGEEPALDAGFDPSELTVAGQPADPEETGAEDTRAATRAFVTGGASGDASDGDDAGVDLVLFVGGDGTAVDVAETLDELDSDTPMLGVPAGVKVYSSVFAVTPRAAGRLAATFDRVETREVNDIDEDAYRGGDVRTDLKALANVPVGEELQSSKQIGGGSVEALAQAVAAEIRDDEGTTYVLGPGSTVDAIKTELGFDGSPLGVDVWRDGEVLVRDAGESDILENLGEENVIVVSPIGGQGFVFGRGNPQISPPVIRQCEVTVVASSRKLDETGVLRVDTGDTDLDEELRGWQRVRVGKFERRLMEVV; this comes from the coding sequence ATGACGCGTCGGGTCGGGGTCGTGGTCAACCCCATCGCAGGCATGGGTGGTCGGGTCGGTCTGAAGGGGACCGACAACAAGGTCGAGGAGGCCCGCCGCCGCGGTGCCGAACCTCGTGCCTCCGACCGCGCGACGGAGGCCCTCGAGCACCTCCGTCGGCAGGGTGTCGACCTCGAACTCGTTGTCTGGGGCGGCCGGATGGGCGAGGAGCCGGCACTCGACGCCGGGTTCGACCCGTCGGAGCTGACCGTCGCGGGGCAGCCGGCCGACCCCGAGGAGACGGGGGCCGAGGACACCCGGGCCGCGACCCGTGCGTTCGTCACTGGCGGGGCGTCCGGTGATGCCTCCGACGGTGACGACGCCGGTGTGGACCTCGTCCTCTTCGTCGGCGGCGACGGGACCGCGGTCGACGTGGCCGAGACGCTCGACGAACTCGACAGCGACACACCGATGCTCGGCGTCCCGGCGGGTGTGAAGGTCTACTCCTCCGTGTTCGCCGTCACGCCGCGGGCAGCCGGGCGACTCGCCGCGACCTTCGACCGCGTGGAGACCCGCGAGGTCAACGACATCGACGAGGACGCCTACCGCGGTGGCGATGTCCGGACGGACCTGAAGGCGCTCGCGAACGTCCCCGTCGGCGAGGAGCTCCAGTCCTCGAAGCAGATCGGTGGCGGCTCCGTCGAGGCGCTGGCCCAGGCCGTCGCGGCCGAGATACGCGACGACGAGGGGACCACCTACGTTCTCGGTCCCGGGTCGACCGTGGACGCCATCAAGACCGAACTGGGCTTCGATGGCTCGCCGCTCGGGGTGGACGTGTGGCGCGACGGCGAGGTGCTGGTCCGGGACGCCGGGGAGTCGGACATCCTCGAGAACCTGGGCGAGGAGAACGTCATCGTGGTCTCCCCCATCGGTGGCCAGGGGTTCGTGTTCGGCCGCGGGAACCCGCAGATCTCCCCACCGGTCATCCGCCAGTGCGAGGTGACGGTCGTCGCCTCCTCGCGGAAACTGGACGAGACGGGCGTTCTCCGCGTCGACACGGGCGATACGGACCTCGACGAGGAACTCCGGGGCTGGCAGCGCGTCCGCGTCGGCAAGTTCGAGCGCCGGCTGATGGAAGTGGTGTAG
- a CDS encoding phosphate uptake regulator PhoU, with product METRKVQRLGPSTLAMTLPAEWAKAQDVEKGDEVSLRIGSKGTLTVMPESLQQEESEAVIHAGELDADAVERAILAQYVLGRRVIHVEVEEGGTLDSATINAVYNAETQLMGLGVIEETPERIAIRCSVDPEDFTLDNLLTRLESTGSTMRNEAIKALAHGNPDLAQRALNRERQANKIFVLLLRLIFTAYQNPNLARAVGLEGGFPLIGYRSIAKNLELTADNAEDIAEIVLEAEGHSLQVDQATMRRIRDFTDDVNEITEKGVEAAVQRDYDIAIEVRELFRQIEDREREILSDLDEMPNEDLLQVREVLVSLGQTAQYAVRNAEIATNLALNKDSEYVTIS from the coding sequence ATGGAAACCCGGAAGGTGCAACGGCTGGGGCCGTCGACGCTGGCGATGACGCTGCCGGCGGAGTGGGCCAAGGCCCAGGACGTCGAGAAAGGTGACGAGGTGTCGCTGCGCATCGGGTCGAAGGGGACGCTGACGGTGATGCCCGAATCCCTCCAGCAGGAGGAGTCCGAGGCCGTCATCCACGCGGGCGAACTCGACGCCGACGCCGTCGAGCGCGCCATCCTCGCGCAGTACGTGCTCGGCCGACGTGTCATCCACGTGGAGGTCGAGGAGGGTGGCACCCTCGATTCGGCTACCATCAACGCCGTCTACAACGCAGAGACGCAGTTGATGGGGCTCGGCGTCATCGAGGAGACGCCCGAGCGCATCGCCATCCGCTGCTCGGTGGACCCCGAGGACTTCACGCTCGACAACCTTCTCACGCGACTCGAATCGACGGGGAGCACGATGCGCAACGAGGCTATCAAGGCGCTCGCGCACGGCAATCCGGACCTCGCCCAGCGAGCACTCAACCGCGAGCGGCAGGCGAACAAGATATTCGTCCTCCTGCTCCGCCTCATCTTCACCGCCTACCAGAACCCGAACCTCGCACGTGCGGTCGGGCTGGAGGGTGGCTTCCCACTCATCGGCTACCGCTCCATCGCGAAGAACCTCGAGCTGACCGCGGACAACGCCGAGGACATCGCGGAGATCGTCCTCGAGGCCGAGGGCCACTCCCTCCAGGTCGACCAGGCGACGATGCGACGCATCCGTGACTTCACGGACGACGTCAACGAGATCACCGAGAAGGGCGTCGAGGCGGCTGTCCAGCGCGACTACGACATCGCTATCGAGGTCCGCGAACTCTTCCGCCAGATCGAGGACCGCGAGCGCGAGATACTCAGCGACCTCGACGAGATGCCAAACGAGGACCTCCTGCAGGTCCGCGAGGTGCTGGTGTCGCTGGGTCAGACCGCGCAGTACGCCGTCCGGAACGCCGAAATCGCGACGAACCTCGCACTCAACAAGGATTCCGAATACGTCACCATATCGTAA
- a CDS encoding shikimate kinase yields the protein MEGRAAAPGAGTVLNALANGSGSAFAIDARTTATVELDDSGSVTGEIAGAPDADTRLIERCVELVCARHGDGVADGGHVRTESAVPMAAGLKSSSAAANATVLATLDALDRAPADALPDAERAHADAPTRAAACRLGVEAARDAGVTVTGAFDDASASMLGGVTVTDNTKDTLLTHETLPTAWRALVWTPEERAFSADADVARCERIAPVADLVRDLALDGDYARAMTVNGFAFCAALGFPADPAVEALPDAAGASLSGTGPSFVAVGTDGALDPVAARWQEREGRTRRLALDTAGGMVAR from the coding sequence ATGGAGGGTCGCGCAGCCGCACCCGGTGCCGGGACGGTCCTGAACGCGCTCGCCAACGGCTCGGGCAGTGCCTTCGCAATCGACGCCCGGACGACGGCGACCGTCGAACTCGACGACTCCGGGAGCGTCACCGGCGAAATCGCGGGCGCGCCGGACGCGGACACGCGACTCATCGAGCGGTGCGTGGAGCTGGTCTGTGCGCGCCACGGCGACGGCGTCGCGGACGGCGGGCACGTCCGGACCGAGAGCGCGGTCCCGATGGCAGCCGGGCTCAAGTCCTCCTCTGCGGCGGCGAACGCGACCGTACTGGCGACGCTGGACGCACTCGACCGCGCGCCGGCGGACGCGCTCCCGGATGCGGAGCGCGCGCACGCCGACGCGCCGACGCGCGCCGCTGCCTGCCGACTCGGTGTCGAGGCCGCGCGCGACGCCGGCGTGACGGTGACAGGCGCATTCGACGATGCCTCGGCCTCGATGCTGGGCGGCGTGACGGTGACGGACAACACCAAGGACACGCTCCTGACCCACGAGACGCTCCCGACGGCGTGGCGGGCGCTCGTCTGGACTCCCGAGGAGCGGGCGTTCTCGGCCGACGCGGACGTGGCACGCTGTGAGCGTATCGCGCCGGTCGCAGACCTCGTGCGCGACCTCGCGCTCGATGGCGACTACGCCCGTGCGATGACGGTCAACGGCTTCGCGTTCTGCGCCGCGCTGGGCTTCCCCGCGGACCCTGCGGTCGAGGCGCTCCCCGACGCGGCGGGCGCCTCGCTCTCGGGGACCGGCCCCTCGTTCGTCGCGGTCGGGACTGACGGCGCGCTGGACCCGGTCGCGGCACGGTGGCAGGAACGCGAGGGGCGGACACGGCGGCTGGCGCTGGACACGGCTGGCGGGATGGTAGCACGATAA
- a CDS encoding enoyl-CoA hydratase/isomerase family protein has product MTPDSDPTAADRAPDSNVLDVEYTHEHVARILLARPDSLNAYNEALLRDLVPTLESLDEALEVRAIILTGEGKGFCAGVDLDDMPLSADQDLAEYERGLGLFQDVVATLRGMGTPVVAAVNGYAMGAGCDTALACDFRIAGESATMAETFVDVGFVPGDGGAYLLPRIVGEAKAKELIMTGKHVSGEALVEWGLARECVPDGDLQETAVEFAAELAEGPPVAIAHSKELVNEAFDVDLETAHEHATRAQRICSQTEDHEEAVQAFAEDREPEFTGN; this is encoded by the coding sequence ATGACGCCGGACTCCGACCCGACCGCGGCCGACCGCGCACCCGACAGCAACGTACTCGATGTGGAGTACACGCACGAACACGTCGCGCGGATTCTGCTGGCTCGCCCCGACTCGCTGAACGCCTACAACGAGGCACTGCTCCGCGACCTCGTCCCGACGCTCGAATCGCTCGACGAGGCCCTGGAGGTTCGAGCAATCATCCTCACGGGTGAGGGGAAGGGGTTCTGCGCGGGCGTCGACCTCGACGACATGCCCCTCTCGGCCGACCAGGACCTCGCCGAGTACGAGCGCGGTCTCGGGCTCTTCCAGGACGTGGTCGCGACGCTCCGCGGGATGGGCACGCCGGTCGTCGCAGCGGTCAACGGCTACGCGATGGGTGCGGGCTGTGACACGGCACTCGCCTGTGACTTCCGTATCGCCGGCGAGTCCGCAACCATGGCCGAGACGTTCGTCGACGTGGGGTTCGTCCCTGGCGACGGCGGCGCCTACCTGCTGCCGCGCATCGTCGGCGAGGCGAAGGCGAAGGAACTCATCATGACGGGCAAGCACGTCTCCGGCGAGGCCCTCGTCGAGTGGGGCCTCGCCCGGGAGTGCGTGCCGGACGGTGACCTGCAGGAGACCGCCGTCGAGTTCGCGGCGGAGCTGGCCGAGGGGCCGCCGGTGGCCATCGCTCACTCGAAGGAACTGGTCAACGAGGCGTTCGATGTCGACCTGGAGACCGCCCACGAACACGCCACTCGCGCACAGCGCATCTGCTCGCAGACCGAGGACCACGAGGAGGCGGTGCAGGCGTTCGCCGAGGACCGCGAGCCGGAGTTCACGGGCAACTGA
- the mvaD gene encoding phosphomevalonate decarboxylase MvaD, giving the protein MKATAVAHPIEGLVKYHGMSDHDLRLPYHDSISVCTAPTRTRTSVQFEERDADHYVVDGEAVEGQGADRIRSVLDRVRELADEDRRVRMESESNFPTNIGFGSSASGFAALAVAACEAAGLDLDHPSMSAIARRGSASAARAVTGAFSDLSAGHNDADCRSHRLETELEDELRIVGCEVPAFKHTQAAHDEAEESHMFQARMAHVHEQLQTMRDALREADFERAFELAEHDSLSLAATTMTGPAGWVYWQPETLEIFETVHDLREEGVDAYYSTDTGASVYVNTTAEDVDQVQAAIEDLGVPTRVWEVGGPARIVDDPLF; this is encoded by the coding sequence ATGAAGGCCACCGCCGTCGCCCACCCCATCGAGGGGCTGGTCAAGTACCACGGGATGAGCGACCACGACCTCCGACTGCCGTACCACGACTCCATCAGCGTCTGCACCGCTCCCACGCGCACGCGGACGTCAGTGCAGTTCGAGGAGCGCGACGCCGACCACTACGTCGTTGACGGCGAGGCGGTCGAGGGGCAGGGAGCCGACCGCATCCGGTCGGTGCTCGACCGGGTCCGCGAACTGGCCGACGAGGACCGGCGCGTCCGCATGGAGAGCGAGTCGAACTTCCCCACCAACATCGGCTTTGGCTCCTCGGCGTCCGGGTTCGCGGCACTCGCGGTCGCGGCCTGTGAGGCCGCCGGCCTCGACCTCGACCACCCGTCGATGTCGGCCATCGCCCGCCGCGGGTCGGCCTCGGCGGCCCGCGCCGTGACGGGGGCGTTCTCGGACCTCTCGGCCGGCCACAACGACGCGGACTGCCGTTCCCACCGACTCGAGACGGAGCTGGAAGACGAGCTGCGTATCGTCGGCTGCGAGGTGCCGGCGTTCAAGCACACCCAGGCGGCCCACGACGAGGCCGAGGAGAGCCACATGTTCCAGGCCCGCATGGCGCACGTCCACGAGCAACTCCAGACGATGCGCGACGCGCTCCGCGAGGCCGACTTCGAGCGTGCTTTCGAACTCGCCGAACACGACTCGCTCTCGCTCGCCGCCACGACGATGACCGGGCCCGCGGGCTGGGTCTACTGGCAGCCCGAGACGCTGGAGATCTTCGAGACGGTCCATGACCTCCGCGAGGAGGGCGTCGACGCCTACTACTCGACGGATACGGGGGCCTCCGTCTACGTCAACACGACGGCAGAGGACGTCGACCAGGTGCAGGCGGCTATCGAGGACCTCGGGGTCCCGACGCGGGTGTGGGAGGTCGGCGGGCCCGCGCGCATCGTGGACGACCCGCTGTTCTGA
- a CDS encoding uracil-DNA glycosylase family protein — MENVTSEVSNPFGIRYPGPAVPGYGDANADIHVVGDHPGRHGGAGTGVPFTGRVAGVRLQRVLHAVGLLAEPYADRPDATNCFCSYAHPEVWTPAEGSRATLDPDEASYADAERYLDAELRAVNAHILVLVGDRALGYGLREHTALADRLPVDAAALHAEEVTGRGFLLVPVTEPADWTPVEERSLRERLETILGRDYRQTKGVATTVG, encoded by the coding sequence GTGGAGAACGTCACGTCGGAGGTGTCCAACCCGTTCGGCATCCGCTATCCCGGGCCTGCGGTCCCCGGATACGGGGATGCCAACGCCGACATCCACGTCGTCGGCGACCATCCCGGGCGGCACGGCGGCGCCGGCACGGGCGTTCCGTTCACGGGGCGCGTGGCCGGTGTCCGACTCCAGCGGGTCCTGCACGCGGTCGGGCTGTTGGCCGAGCCGTACGCGGACCGCCCCGACGCGACGAACTGCTTCTGCTCGTACGCGCACCCCGAGGTGTGGACCCCCGCCGAAGGCTCCCGGGCCACGCTCGACCCGGACGAGGCCTCATACGCCGACGCCGAGCGCTACCTCGACGCCGAACTCCGGGCGGTCAACGCGCATATCCTCGTGCTCGTGGGGGACCGGGCACTCGGATACGGCCTCCGGGAACATACGGCGCTGGCCGACCGACTCCCCGTCGACGCGGCCGCGTTGCATGCCGAGGAGGTCACCGGGAGGGGGTTCCTGCTGGTGCCGGTGACGGAACCGGCGGACTGGACGCCGGTGGAGGAGCGGTCGCTCCGCGAACGGCTGGAGACCATTCTCGGCCGTGACTACCGGCAGACGAAGGGCGTCGCGACGACCGTCGGGTGA